AGCCCGGGCTCCATCCCCCGCCGAGCGCGGACGACGCCAATATGCCCCGCCGTTACGGCGTGGCCGACCTGGAACAGGTACGCCGGCACGGTTATCACCTGCCGGACAACAGCGGTGAACCACCCGCCTACTCCATGGAGTCGGAAGCCGCCGAGGCCGCGCTCATGGGCCGGACCAAAACCGGGGAGAAGCCCACCACCGCGGGAATTCCCGAGGGCGGTTGCCTGGGCGAGTCCGAACGCCGGATCGGCAGGGTCGACGGCGCTCTGGCCAGCCGGTTGAACAATCAGGGATTCGACTCCTCCCAGGCCGATCCGGCGGTGCGCGAGGTCGTCGGGAAATGGTCCGCGTGCATGCGGCAGAAGGGCTACACCGTCTCCACCCCGCTGGACGCGGCCGAACTCCCCGGCTCCCTGAACGCCCCCTCCCCCACACCCAGGGAGATCGCCGTCGCCGTCGCCGACGTGGAGTGCAAGCAGTCCACGGATCTCGTCGCGGTCTGGTTCGCGGCGGAGACCGCGATCCAGAACGAGCTGATCGAGAAGAACCAGCTCGCTCTTCAGGAGGCCAAGCAGACCACCGAGGCCGCGGTCAGGAACGCGGCCCGCACGGACTCCTGACCCAGTTGTCCGACCGGCCCCGTCCACAGGAGGAATTCCCATGAAGAACATCGCCCGGCTGGCCGCAGGCTTCACCCTGGCCGCGTCCGCGAGCCTTTTCGCCGTCCCGACGGCCCAGGCCACCCCGATCTCGTACTCGGGCAACGAATGCAGTGCCAGCAAGGCCAATTGCTTCGCCCTGTTCTACAACTCCGGTGTCAATACCTGGACGTCGTCCTGCTTCCTCTCCAACCAGAGCATCAACGACCTCTACGGATACAGCCCCAACGGTGCCACGCTGGTGCGCTTCGTCTTCCGTCCGCACGAGGTGACGATCAACAGCAACCTGGGTGTCTCCCGGTGTGTCGGCGACGGTGACGCACAGGCGGTGAAGAACAACGCCGCGGCCGGGACGAGCGGCGAGGCTTCCGCCACCAACACCGTCTACTTCAACTCCGGTTACACCGGCCCCTCGCAGAGCTTCGCGCCCCGTTCCACCGCGAACCTGAACGCGACCCTCAAGAACGAGAACGCCTCCATCAAGCGCACGTCCTGACCCCCGGTACCGCCCGGTCCGCCCGGTCCGCGCGGACCGGGCGGTACCGCGGCAGATGTCCTGATGACTCTCTTCGGTTTGGTTCAGCTCGGTTCGGCAGCAGATCGGCGGATGTATCCATGAATCCGGTGACAGTGGGGACAGCAGGGGCAGCGGTGACGGAAGAGCCGCGACCCGAGGTCCCGCAACGGGCCCGGGACACCGCGCTGGCCCGGCGCAGACGGCTCGCCGTGGCCGTCGCCGTGGGCGCCGCCGTGATCGCCGCGGGCGGTATGGCCGCCTCCGGCTGGGTGCAGTCACCGGCCCAGGCCGCGGCCGACACCAGCCCGCCCGCGCCGAGCGCCGTCACGGCCCCCGTGGAGAGGAAGGTCCTGCGCTCCACCACGGTGGTCCGGGGGACGTTCTCCAGCGGACGGGCGGTCGCGGCCCGGCCCGTCTCGGTGGCCGCGACCGCGACGTCCGACCCGACGGGGACGCTGCTCGTCACCGGCGTCTTCACCCGGCCGGGCAGACCCGCGCCCGCGGGCCGGGCCCTGCTGGAGTACTCCGGACGGCCGGTGTTCGCGCTCCCGGGCGCGATACCCGCGTACCGCGATCTCTCCCCGGGGGACCGCGGGAAGGACGTCGACCAGTTGCAACGGGCCCTGCGCTCACTCGGCCACGGCACCGGCGCCGACGCTGCCGGGCGATTCGGATCGGGTACCGCCGGCGCGCTGGGGAAGCTGTACCGCGCGATGGGCTACGAACCCCCGCTCGCGGCGCCCGGCGCAAAGGCCCAGGCCGAAGACACGGGCACGGGCACGGCCCCGTCCCTGGACACAGCGGCCACCGGCCCCGCCCGGCCCCCCACGAGCACCGGCACGGGCAGGGGAGGCGGAGCCACGAGCGACCCCTCCCTCGCCCTGGCGCCCACCGCCGCGCCGGCCGTACGGGACGCCGTCGCGCAGCCGATGCTCCCCGCGTCCGAGGTCGTCTACGTACCCGGCCTGCCCGCCCGGGTCGTCTCCGTCCCCGTCCGCGTCGGCGACAGCGTCGACGGCCCGGTGATCACCCTGGCCCGCAGCGGGATGACCCTCGTCGGACGGCTGGACCCCGCCCAGGCGGGCCTGGTGACCGAGGGCCTCGCCGTGACCGTGCTCTCCGAGACCACCGGGGCGGAGCAGCGGGGCACCGTGGACTCCGTCGGCAAGCCGGTCACGCCCGCACCCGGCGGAAAGCCGGGAGCCGGAACCGGAGCGGAGGGAAGCGGCACCGGGGACACCGCCCCGGACAAGGACCCCACCGCCCTGACCCCCCATGTCCCGCTCACCATCAAGCCCACCCGCCCCTGGGACGACGCGCTGGCGGGCCAGGACGTCCGCATCACCATCACCTCGGCCGCCACCGACGGCCCGGTCCTGGCCGTCCCGCTGGCCGCGGTCTCCGCCGGAGCCGACACCCGGACCACCGTCACCGTGCTCACCGGCCGCACGGAACAACGCACCGTCGAGGTGAAGGCGGGGGTGTCCGCCGACGGGATGGTGGCCGTGACCCCCGTGAACGGCGGGCTGCGCGCCGGTGACCAGGTCGTGGTCGGCCGGTGATCCAGCGTCTGCGCCGGTTGACGCGCCGCCCCCGGGCCGGGGCCCGCACCCCCGCGCCACCGCCCGCCGCCGATGCCGCCCCGGACGGCAGCCGCCGAAGCCGCTGGGTGGTGGAGCTGTCGGGCTGCGGACGCACCTTCTCCGGCACCCCGCCCGTCGTCGCCCTGCGCCCGGCGGACCTGGGAGTGGCCCACGGGGACTACGTCGCCGTCGTCGGCCCGTCCGGCTCCGGTAAATCCACCCTCCTGAACGTGCTCGGCCTGCTGGACCGGCCGACCTCGGGCACCTACACCCTGGCCGGACGGGACACCGCGGACCTGGACGAACGCGAGCGCACGGCCCTGCGCGGCCATCGCATCGGCTTTGTCTTCCAGGCGTTCCATCTGCTGCCCCACCGCACGGCGCTGGAGAACGTCGCCCTCGCGCGGCTCTATGTCACCCCCCGCGGCCCGTCCCGGGAGGCCGCGGCGGCTGCCGCGCTCCACCGCGTCGGACTGTCACACCGGCTGCACGCCCTGCCCACCGTCCTCTCCGGTGGCGAGCGCCAGCGCGTGGCCGTGGCCCGGGCTCTCGTCAACACCCCCGATCTGCTGCTGTGCGACGAGCCGACCGGCAACCTCGACTCCGTCACCGCCGCCTCGGTCATGGACCTCCTGGAGGAGCTGAACACCTCCGGGGTCACCGTCGTCGTGATCACCCATGACCCCGCCGTCGCCGCCCGCGCCCGCCGGATCGTCACGATGCTCGACGGCCACCTCACCGAAGCGGAAGCCGCCTCATGATCCGTTCCCGCCGCGGCGTCGGCGCGGGACCCGCCTCACCGGCAACACCCCGTACCCGGCTCTCCCTCGCCGACACGGTCGCCGAGGCCCTGGCCGGACTCGTCCAGCGTCCCGGCCGCTCCGTGCTCACCCTGCTCGGCACCGTCCTCGGCGTCGGCTCCTTCGTCGCCGTCCTCGGCCTCACCTCGACCGCGACCAGCCAGATCGGCCAGTCCTTCAGCCTCCTCCAGGAGACGACCGTCACCGTCGACGACACCGCGACCGGCCCCGGGACCCCGGGGAGCGGCGGCGGAATGTCCTTCCCCGAGGACACCGACGCCCGGCTGGAGCGGCTGACCGGGGTCAGCGCGGGCGGCGTCTGGTGGCCCCTGCCGCTGCGCGACCCACGGGTGGCCGCCCGGCCCACGGCCACGGCCCCGGACGGCCGGAGCAGTGTGGGCCTGTACGCGGCCAGCCCGGGAGCGATCCGGGCCATGCGGCCGACGCTGTCCGACGGCACGGTCTTCGACGACTTCCACCAGCGCCGCGCGGAACGTGTGTGCCTCCTCGGCAGTGGCGCCGCCCGCCGGCTCGGCATCCACCGCGCCGACACCCGGGCCGCCGTCTTCATCAATGACACCGCGTACACCGTGCTCGGCATCGTGGACGACACGGAGCGCCTGCCGCAGACCCTGCTCGGTGTGATCATTCCCAGCGGTACGGCCACCGCCCGCTACGGCCCGCCGCGGGACACCCCCGCCCAGGCCCTGGTGCACACCCGGCCCGGCGCCGCCCGGGTCGTCGCGGCCCAGGCCGCCCTCGCGCTCCGCCCGGACCGGCCCGAACTGCTCAAGGCCGTCCCCCCGCCGGACCCCCGCACCCTGCGGGACCGGGTCGACACCGATCTGTCGGGCCTCTTCCTCCTGCTGGCCGCCATCTGTCTCGCCGTGGGCGCCGTCGGGATCGCCAACACCACCCTGGTCGCCGTACTGGAACGCACCGGAGAGATCGGGCTGCGCCGGGCGCTGGGGGCACGCGGACGGCACATCACCGCCCAGTTCCTGACCGAGTCCACCGCCCTCGGCGCCCTCGGCGGGCTCGTCGGCACCGCCATCGGTATCGCGACCGTGCTGGTCACGGCCCTCGTCCAGGAGTGGACCGCCGTCCTGGAGCCGTACGCCGTCCTGCCCGCGCCGCTCATCGGCGCCCTCGTCGGCTTTCTCGCGGGCCTCTACCCGG
The nucleotide sequence above comes from Streptomyces clavuligerus. Encoded proteins:
- a CDS encoding ABC transporter permease, which codes for MIRSRRGVGAGPASPATPRTRLSLADTVAEALAGLVQRPGRSVLTLLGTVLGVGSFVAVLGLTSTATSQIGQSFSLLQETTVTVDDTATGPGTPGSGGGMSFPEDTDARLERLTGVSAGGVWWPLPLRDPRVAARPTATAPDGRSSVGLYAASPGAIRAMRPTLSDGTVFDDFHQRRAERVCLLGSGAARRLGIHRADTRAAVFINDTAYTVLGIVDDTERLPQTLLGVIIPSGTATARYGPPRDTPAQALVHTRPGAARVVAAQAALALRPDRPELLKAVPPPDPRTLRDRVDTDLSGLFLLLAAICLAVGAVGIANTTLVAVLERTGEIGLRRALGARGRHITAQFLTESTALGALGGLVGTAIGIATVLVTALVQEWTAVLEPYAVLPAPLIGALVGFLAGLYPAWRAARIEPVEALRR
- a CDS encoding ABC transporter ATP-binding protein, which codes for MIQRLRRLTRRPRAGARTPAPPPAADAAPDGSRRSRWVVELSGCGRTFSGTPPVVALRPADLGVAHGDYVAVVGPSGSGKSTLLNVLGLLDRPTSGTYTLAGRDTADLDERERTALRGHRIGFVFQAFHLLPHRTALENVALARLYVTPRGPSREAAAAAALHRVGLSHRLHALPTVLSGGERQRVAVARALVNTPDLLLCDEPTGNLDSVTAASVMDLLEELNTSGVTVVVITHDPAVAARARRIVTMLDGHLTEAEAAS